GATGGTAATTTATTCCGATTTCAACGTAAACCGAAATGCGCTTCCTTTGCCGAGTTCGCTTTGCACATCAATCTTACTTCCATGCGCTTCCACAATATGTTTTGCAATGGCAAGTCCTAATCCCGTTCCGCCAAGTTCCCGCGAACGATTTTTATCCACGCGATAGAAGCGTTCTAAAATTCTGGGCAAATGTTCTTCGGAAATTCCAACTCCGGTATCTTTAACCGTAATGCGAACGCCGGGAACAGTTTTTTCAAACGAAACAATGACACCTCCGTTTGCATTTGTGAATTTTATTGCGTTTGCGATGAGATTGGAAAAAACGATTTTCAATTGTTCTTTATCGCCGTATGCAGGGAACATTTTATTTTCCGATTCAAGGGAAAGGGAAATATTTTTCTGGTGTGCTAACGATTGAAACTCATTGATGATTGTTTCGAGAAATTCATACAATGAAAAATTCTCGAATCGCATTTTCATTTCACCGGATTCGATACGGGAAATTTCAATTAAATCAGCGAGCAAATCATTGAGGCGATGCGTATTGTTTAATGCTTTCTGTAAAAAGTCGCGGTTTACTCTTGTATCATCAATTGCTCCGTTCAGCAATGTTTCGAGAGATGCTTGCAAAGAAAAAATTGGCGTTCGTAATTCGTGGGAAACATTACCGAGAAATTCACTGCGCACATGTTCAAGTTTTTTCATTTGCACAATATCATCGTTCAATTTGGAAACCATTCCGTTCACTGCTTTGGCAAGTTTTCCGATTTCATCGTTTGAAGAAATTGAAATTCGTTTTTCTAAATTTCCCGAACGTATTTCTTCTGCCGCGTGAGCAATGTCATTTATCGGTTTTGCAATGCGTTTGGAAAGAATATTTCCGGCGATGGCAATGAAGACAAGAATAAGCAATGTAGAAAGCGCCGTTCCATGCAAGTGAAGAAGAAAATATTCGATGAGAATTATTCCAACGCCGAGCAGAAGAAAAAATATGTTGAGTTTTGTTTGGAGTTTCATTTCATATCACGTCATTCCGAACTTGTTCAGGGATCTCTTTGTAAAGATGCCGAAATAAATTCGGCATGACGAATTTTAGAATAACTATTGCACTTTCATTCGATAACCAATGCCTTTTATCGTTTCGATGCAATCGGCAAACTCTCCTAACTTCTCTCGAATTTTTCTGATGTGAACGTCAATCGTTCTATCATTCACGTGGACATCATTTCCCCAAATTTTGTCGAGTAGTTTCTCTCGTGTTACAACATCACCTTTATGTTTGATGAGATATTCAAGAAGGAAAAATTCTTTTTTCGGAAAGAACGTATCGGTCTTGTTGATGAAAATTTTATGCTGTTCGGGGAAAATTTCTATCGTGCCATAGGATACAGAAGAAGTTTTCGGCGATGCAATTTCTCGTGATTCATTTTTTCGCAACACGGATTTCACACGCGCAAGAAGTTTCGGAATCGAAATCGGTTTGATAATGTAATCATCCGCGCCAAGTTCAAGTCCAACAACTTCATCGAACTCGGAACTTTTTGCAGTAAGAAGAATTACGGGAATGTTTTCTGTATGAGAATATTTTCGCAACTGCTTCAACGTTTCAAATCCATCGAGATGCGGCATCATCACATCGAGCAACAGTAAATCCGGCTTTGATTCCGCTTTTTGCAGCGCGTCGTTTCCATTCGTAGCCGAAAGAACGTTGTAACCTTCTTTCATTAAATTGTACGAAAGGAGTTCGACAATATCGTTCTCGTCGTCAACAACAAGGATAGATTTCATTTATAAAATAAGTTAGATGTCGGCAGTCAGAAGTCAGAAGAAATAAAATATAAATGATTTTTCATTTGTCCATTGAAAGTTCTTGCAATTCTTTCAATAGAATGATTTGCCAATTTCTTTGTTCTTCAACATCGTTTCCGTGTTCAGTATCGCTGTCGTAATCTTCTTGTCTATCTTGTAATTCTTTCTCATTTTCATCTGCAAGTTTTTTTATTATCGCAGAAACGTTGTCAATGTTTTTACAATCTACTTCTGCTTCAGAAATTGCTTTTTTAAGTTTGCGAGAATAAAGTTCAGCAATAGTGAAGTGAAATTGCTCATGAACAAGCAAGGTATCGTTTCTTTTTTCATCCTTGACCCACGATTTTTCCGGAAGAAAGAACGCGTAAACGTCTAACGTGAACTTCAAGTTTTCGTATTTCCACGAATAGTTCACACCAACCCAACTTTGGGCATCGGCTTCAGCACTTTTTGGTGGTTCTTTCTTGAAATCATTCCACATAATTTTTGATGATTCACTCCATACAATTTCGATGTTTGTATAGCCATCACTGAGAGAAATATTTTTAGCAAAAAAAATAAAGCAAAAAAAAATTATTTTGAAGAACAAAGGTTTCATTTTTACTAAATCTGTATGAATCAACTTCATTCACGTTATCAGTGTTTCATTTTTAAAAAATTTTTCAAATCTTTCATCCGTAATCTATTTGAGAATAGCAATCATTTCTTTCTGTCGCGGTTCGCCGGTTACCATTACGTTTCCATCTTTCGTAATGAACACATCCACTTCGCTGCGAATGCCGAAATCGCCGGGCAAATACACTCCCGGCTCAATCGAAAAAGAAGTTTCGGGAATAATTAAACGCTCGTCGTGCGTTTCGAGATTATCAATATGCGCGCCGGTTCCGTGCAAATCTTCCGTAATCGAATGTCCCGTACGATGAACAAAATATTCGCCGTAGCCGCGCTCAACAATATAATTTCTTGAAACATCATCCACATCGCAGCCGCGTATTTTCTTTTTGTTGGCAAACGCATTTTCGACAAACGCGAACGCCGCATCTCGCGCACCCGCAACTACGTTAAACACTTTCACATATTTTTCCGGCACCGAACTTCCCAAAAATCCGACCCACGTAATATCGCCGTATGTTGCGCCGGGTTTATTTTTCTTTGCCCACAAATCAATTAACACAAAATCGTTTTCGTGCAACTCGCTGTGGATTTCTTTTGTCGGTTCGTAATGCGGATTTGCGCTGTTGGCATTCACGGAACAATTCGGGTCGAACTCCGTGTAGTAATCGTGCTTCTTAAAAATCGAAAGCATAAATTGCTGCACATCGTATTCGGTGATGCGCTGTTTCGCTTTTATTTTCTCGCGCATAAATGCAAACGTATCGTCCACAGTTTGCCGCAATACTTTTGAAACTTCGAGGTTGTCGCGGAGTTGTTCATCGTTCCATCGCGCGTCGAAATATTGCGCAAGGTCAGCGGAAGAAACAATGTTCACGCCGCAATTTTTCACGCGCTCGATTGTTCCCGCATCTACTTTGGAAACATAAGGAATCGCATTCATCGGCGAGTATTCCATCGCAACGGTTTTCATTCCTTGCAACAGCCAACGCAAACCTTCGTCGCCTGATTTCCAACTCACGTATGTTTGTTTTGCGCCGGGCAAATGGTCAAGATTGAATTGCTCGATGTTATGCAGAAGTTTTTTCGGTTCGCCGCTTTTCGGAATGAGATAAAAAAATCTTCGCGATTGAACAATGTGCGACGGCATTTTCAAAATTTTCTGCGCAAACGAATTTGCTTTCCAGAAATCGTAAAAGAGCCAGCCATCAACGTTGTACTCTAACATCGCTTTTTGTATTTCAGTAATCGTGTTGGGATTGAATTGTGAAGACATAAAGTTGTTGAATAGAATAAAAAAATTTTGCGGCGAAAATATAGAAAGAAAATTAGAAGTATTTCTTAGGAATTGATAGTGTAGTTTAGTATTTCATTCGTTTTCTGCAAATTAAAAAACTCTTCTTTTGAAATTTTATTCTCATGGTGGAATTTTATGATGAGATAATAATTCTTTAAATGCCCACCATCTCGGCAGATGTGCCAGTGCTATTCAATATGGTGCTTCTTTATTCATACTAAGTCGCTCCTACTTTCTTGCTATACAATTGTGGTAATTTTAACCGCGTCCTAATGTTGATTCAAAGTAAATTATTTGAGATTGGATACATATAAACGTAGAGTTATTTGTTTTACTGCAATCGCAATTTCTTTTCCAAATTTAGTGAATGCTTTTGCAATTGTATTCCACCGTTTCATTTTTCGGTTTTTCCGAAATTCAAATGCACGTCCCATATTTAGTTATGATTATTATTTTTAGAAATCCATTTACTAATTATTTTTTATTGCTCTTTTTTTTATTCTCATAAAAAGTTTTGTTCCAAGTTTCAAAACAGTCAGCGAATCATAAAACGGTAATTTGCTATACATTATTCCACCAGTAAAATGTCATGGTCTACAACTTGATTCCAACAATGGAAAAATATATTTTTGAAATGTGTACATACTTTTCTCTGTTTGCTTTTTTGTTTGTTTTTTCATTGAAAATGAATTGGTATTGTTTACTACCATTAATACAATGAAGAAACCAACACCGATAAAATTTATTGTGAATTTCACTTGAGAAGAAAAAACTATAAACTGAAAACTACAAACTCTAAACTACTTTACTTCCACGCTCCAGCAAACGCATCACGCTTTATAAATTTTCCTCGCCCGGTTTTTCCAAACCAAGAATTATTTTCAACAATAACTTCGCCGCGTGAGAGAACTGTTTCTGCGTTTCCTTTTACTTTCCATCCTTCAAACATTGAATAATCTACGCGCATATGATGTGTGTGCGCGGAAATTGTATGTTCCGTATTTGGATTCCAAATAACAATATCAGCATCACTTCCGATTGCAATTGTTCCTTTGCGCGGATACATTCCGAACATCTTTGCCGGATTTGTAGAAACAATTTCTACCCAACGATTGAGCGTAATTCGTTTTTCATTTACGCCGTGATGATACAAAAGTTGCAAACGATTTTCTACTCCCGGTCCGCCGTTGGGAATTTTTGCAAAACTTTCCCTGCCAAGTTCTTTCTGCTCTTTAAAACAAAACGGACAATGATCAGTTGAAACAATTTGTAATGTATTTTTCCGTAGTCCCGCCCACAATTTTTCCTGATGCCATTTTTCGCGCAGGGGAGGAGTGAACACATATTTCGCTCCTTCAAAATTCGGTCGTTCCAATTCTT
The sequence above is drawn from the Ignavibacteria bacterium genome and encodes:
- a CDS encoding M24 family metallopeptidase; translated protein: MSSQFNPNTITEIQKAMLEYNVDGWLFYDFWKANSFAQKILKMPSHIVQSRRFFYLIPKSGEPKKLLHNIEQFNLDHLPGAKQTYVSWKSGDEGLRWLLQGMKTVAMEYSPMNAIPYVSKVDAGTIERVKNCGVNIVSSADLAQYFDARWNDEQLRDNLEVSKVLRQTVDDTFAFMREKIKAKQRITEYDVQQFMLSIFKKHDYYTEFDPNCSVNANSANPHYEPTKEIHSELHENDFVLIDLWAKKNKPGATYGDITWVGFLGSSVPEKYVKVFNVVAGARDAAFAFVENAFANKKKIRGCDVDDVSRNYIVERGYGEYFVHRTGHSITEDLHGTGAHIDNLETHDERLIIPETSFSIEPGVYLPGDFGIRSEVDVFITKDGNVMVTGEPRQKEMIAILK
- a CDS encoding response regulator transcription factor; its protein translation is MKSILVVDDENDIVELLSYNLMKEGYNVLSATNGNDALQKAESKPDLLLLDVMMPHLDGFETLKQLRKYSHTENIPVILLTAKSSEFDEVVGLELGADDYIIKPISIPKLLARVKSVLRKNESREIASPKTSSVSYGTIEIFPEQHKIFINKTDTFFPKKEFFLLEYLIKHKGDVVTREKLLDKIWGNDVHVNDRTIDVHIRKIREKLGEFADCIETIKGIGYRMKVQ
- a CDS encoding HAMP domain-containing protein — protein: MKLQTKLNIFFLLLGVGIILIEYFLLHLHGTALSTLLILVFIAIAGNILSKRIAKPINDIAHAAEEIRSGNLEKRISISSNDEIGKLAKAVNGMVSKLNDDIVQMKKLEHVRSEFLGNVSHELRTPIFSLQASLETLLNGAIDDTRVNRDFLQKALNNTHRLNDLLADLIEISRIESGEMKMRFENFSLYEFLETIINEFQSLAHQKNISLSLESENKMFPAYGDKEQLKIVFSNLIANAIKFTNANGGVIVSFEKTVPGVRITVKDTGVGISEEHLPRILERFYRVDKNRSRELGGTGLGLAIAKHIVEAHGSKIDVQSELGKGSAFRFTLKSE
- a CDS encoding DUF922 domain-containing protein — its product is MKLIHTDLVKMKPLFFKIIFFCFIFFAKNISLSDGYTNIEIVWSESSKIMWNDFKKEPPKSAEADAQSWVGVNYSWKYENLKFTLDVYAFFLPEKSWVKDEKRNDTLLVHEQFHFTIAELYSRKLKKAISEAEVDCKNIDNVSAIIKKLADENEKELQDRQEDYDSDTEHGNDVEEQRNWQIILLKELQELSMDK